GGGGCATCACCATTGAACTGGGGTTTGCCCACGTGGAGTTTGACGACGGCACCCAGGCGGGCATCGTGGATGTGCCGGGCCATGAGAAATTCATCAAAAACATGCTGGCCGGAGCCGGCGGCATCGATCTTGCCATGCTGGTGGTGGCCGCCGACGAGGGGTTTATGCCCCAGACGGTGGAGCACCTTGGCATCTTGAGCCTGCTGGGTATCCGGGACGGGCTGGTGGTGATCACCAAGTGCGACATGGCGGAGAGCGAATGGGTGGAAATGATCCGGGAGGACGTGGCCCAGCAGGTGAAAGGCACCTTTTTGGAGGGCAAGCCTGTTCTGGCGGTCTCCGCCTATACGGGCGAGGGCATTCCAGAGCTGAAGGAGCACCTGCACCAGCTGGTGATGAAGGCGTCGGAGAAGAGCATGCGGGTGCCCTTCCGCCTGCCGGTGGACCGGGTGTTCTCCGTGGAGGGATTCGGTACCGTGGTCACCGGCACGCTGATCGAGGGGTGCATCCAGGAGGGGGAGACGGCGGAGCTGGTGCCCTCGGGTCTGACGGCCAAGGTGCGCAACCTTCAGGTCCACGGAAAAGACGTGGAGACGGCCTACGCCGGACAGCGGGTGGCCATCAACCTGGCGGGACTGAAAAAGACGGAGGTCGCCCGGGGGGACACGGTGGCAAAGCCGGGCACTGTACGCTCCTCGCTGATGATAGACGTCCGGCTCCAGAACCTGCGCAACTCCCAGCGTGTGATCCTCAACGACTCCCAGGTTCATCTCTACCACGGTTCCACGGAGCAGCTGTGCAAGGTGGTGCTGCTGGACCGGGACAAGCTGGAGCCGGGGGAGAGCTGCTATGCCCAGCTGCGCATGACGCAAAGCGTATCCACCAAGGCGGGGGACCGGTTTGTCATCCGGTTTTTCTCTCCGCTTGAGACCATTGGCGGCGGCGTGGTGTTGGACGACACGCCGGTGCGACACAAGCGCAACCGCCCAGAGGTGATGGAGGCACTGGCCATCCGGGAGAGCGGCAGCGGAGGCGAACGGCTGGTACAGGCGGTGGCCGGGTTCGGCTATGCCCTGCCGGACCGGAAGAAGATAGCGGACAAGCTTTCATGCAACCCGGAAGACATGGAGGCGGACCTGCAGGAACTGGTGGGCCGCGGCGAGGTCATGGAAGCTCTGCCGGGCCGCTATCTGGCGGCCTCGGTTCTGGATACGGTGTGGGGCAGCTGCCGCGCGCTGCTGGAGGGCTATCACAAGGCCAACCCCCTCCACGCGGGCATGCGTCAGGCGGAGGTGCGCCAGAAGCTCTTCAAATCCACGGAGCAGACGGTGGCCGACGCGGTGTTGGGCGCGCTGCGCTCCGAGGGCAAGATCAAAAAGGTGGCGGACCGGTACGCGCTGTCAGAGTTCGACATTCACTACACCAAGCGGCAGACCGCCATCCGGGAGCGGCTACTCAAGGCCTATAAGGACGCCGGAGTGGAGACGGCAACGGTGGACGAGGTCATGGCCATGTTCGCGCCTAATGAGAAAAATGACTCCAAACAGGTGCTGGACAGCGTGCTCTCCGATGGGGAGCTGGTGATGCTCTCCCCCCAGATCTGCTGGAGCAGGGAAACCTATGAGCGGGTGTGCGGAGTGGTCGGCAAACACTTTGAGGACCACGAGACCATCACCCTGGCGGAGCTGCGGGATGCTTTGGGGACCTCCCGCAAGTACGCGCTGGCCGTGCTGGAATATTTTGACCGGAATAAGGTTACAAAGAAAGAGGGAGATTTCCGCCGACTGGCCCAGGGATTTGGGCGGGATCTGCCGAATTGACGCAAAACATGCTTGCCTTGCAGCGGCTGGTGTGCTATACTGAGCGTCGCATGGGAGTAGATGGGTGCTGGTGTGCCCCCCGGTCTTCAAAACCGGTGCAGGTGGTGAAGAGCCGCCCAGGTGGGTTCGATTCCCACATATTCCCGCCAAAAGAGCGCTGCAGCGATGCGGCGCTCTTTTTTCATTGAAGAGGAGGGATGGGAATTGGACATCAAGCAGCTGGAGGTGTTCGCCGCGGTGGTGGACAGCAACAGCTTTTCCAAGGCGGCGGAGCAGCTGCACCTGACCCAGCCGACGGTCAGCACCCATATCGCCTCCCTGGAAAAGGAACTGAAAATCAAGCTCATTGTCCGGACCACCAAGGAGATATTTCCCTCTGAGGCGGGAAAGCTGCTGTACCAATATGCCCGGCGCATGCTGAAGCTCCGCAGGGAGGCCCTTGAGGCCATCCAGTCCTACTCCAAGGAGATGTGCGGCACCATTCACATAGCCGCCTCCACCATCCCGGGCCAGTATTTCCTGCCCCGGCTGATGCGCGGATTTCGGGAGGAGTATCCGGATATTCAGTTCGCCATGGAGATCACCGACAGCCAGGAGGTGGCGGCGGCGGTTTCCTCCCGCGGCGCGGAGATCGGCTTTTGCGGCACCATGCTGGACACGCCCAAGTGTACCTTCCAGGAGTTTGCCGACGACCGGCTGGTCCTCATCACGCCCAATACCCGCAAATACCGGCAGTATCAGAAAAAGGGCTTTCCCGTCCGCCGGATCCTGGAGGAGAGCTTCATCAGCCGGGAGAGCGGCAGCGGCACCCGGAAGGAGACGGAACAGTTCCTCCGGGAGATGGGTGTGGATGTGGCGCGGATGAAGATTGCCGTGGAGGTGCGCTCCACCGACGACATCAAAAAGATGGTCAGTGAGGGGCTGGGGATCGCCGTCATCTCCAAAACCGCCTCGGAGAGCGATTGCCAGTTCGGAAACCTTCTGGCCTTTGACTTTGACAGCGTCAGCCTCCGCCGGAAGCTCTATGCGGTGCGGCACAAAAAGGGAATTCTGTCCCCCATTGCCCAGACCTTCTATGAATATGCCCTTGAGTATTACAAAAAGGGAAATCCTGGAGACGGGAGCGCCCGGGCTTAACAGGGAATCTGTTTTCTTGCCAAGGACAGGCCGCGAAGTGAGCCGCGATAACAGTGCTATGGTTTATACTTATTAAAGGACCTATATCGATTACTCTGACAAATGACAAGACGCATAGCTGTCTGCATGGAAGAGATGAAGCGCTCTCATGTGAGGATGTGCAGGGGACATGTGTTTTTATATAACGGACAAAAGGGCTCTGATCTGGATAAGTTTTCCAATTGAACCGACAAAATAGATAACTTCTCAAGAAAAAACTGTGCAGGTCTGACAAAAACACAGAAAAATGCAAAAACCGGATTGAATTTATTTATAAATCCCTCTTTTTGCTTGCCATTTTTTCATTTTCCTGTATGATGATGATTATAAAGCCGGAGTTTGGGGATTTGACCTGCCGGTTGGCTGAAAAGTAAGATTTTCGGCCCTTTTTTGCGGAAAAGTATGGAAAATGGAGCTTGATATGAGTTCGGAGAGAGACTATTTGATTTTGACCAACAATCCCCTTGCGGCGCGCTGCATGGACGGGCGGTTTACCATCCGTCTGGAGGAGGCGCTGGGCTACCGGGAAATCCTGGTGCTGGCCCGGGATATGGTCTATGAGGGGCACACACTCTATACCCACCCTCTTTCCGGCAGCGTCAAGCCCAACGAGACCCCCTATAAGTCCGTGGTGGTCTCCAAGGTCCCTCACGGCTTTTCGGCGGAGCAGGCGGAGATCATGGGAAATGCCATTTTGGCCTATGATAAGTTCGTCCAGCGCAACGTGGTCCTGACCGATCAGATCCGGCGGGACTTTCAACTGATCGACTATACCCTGCTGTCGGGCGCTTTGAATTTCGACGCGGCGGCGGGTCTTAGTAAATTTGCTCAACCATAAGGAAAATATAAGAAGGAGGTGTTCTCTTTGAAATTGGAACTGGGCTATATCCAGATGAAAGACATTCAATTTTCAAAGGAATGCAAGGTAGAAAACGGAACGCTTTTCGTAAATGCCGATGAGGTGAAAGCTTTCGTATACGAGGACGACGATGTCAAGGCCTGCGTCAAGAGCGTGGTATTTGACATTGCCAAGCCCGGCGAGAGCGTTCGCATCACCCCGGTCAAGGACGTCATCGAGCCCCGCGTGAAGGTGGAGGGCCCCGGTGGAATCTTCCCCGGCGTCATCGCCAAGGTTGACACCGTCGGCTCCGGCAAGACCCATGTCCTGCGCGGCATGGCTGTGGTCACCGCCGGCAAGATCGTCGGTTTCCAGGAAGGCATCATCGACATGTCCGGCCCCGGCGCCGACTACACCCCGTTCTCCAAGCTGCTGAACCTGGTGCTGGTCTGCGAGCCCGTGGAGGGCGTGCATCAGCACGAGTATGAGCATGCGGTACGCCTGGTGGGCCTGCGCGCCGCCACCTTCATCGGTGAGCTGGGCCGCGATCTGGTTCCCGACGAGGTCAAGACCTTCGAGACCTATGGCATCAAGGAAGGAATTGAGAAGTTCCCCAACCTGCCCCGCGTGGCCTATGTCCATATGCTCCAGAGCCAGGGCCTGCTGCATGACACCTATGTCTACGGCGTGGACGCCAAGCGCTCCCTGACCACGATCCTCAACCCCACCGAGACCATGGACGGCGCCATCATCTCCGGCAACTGCGTGTCCGCCTGCGACAAGAACACCACTTATCACCACCTGAACAACCCCGTGGTGGCCGAGCTGTTCGAAGAGCACGGCAAGAGCCTCAACTATGTCTGCAACATCATCACCAACGAGAACGTCTACCTTGCTGACAAGCAGCGCTCCTCCGACTGGACGGCCAAGCTGTGCCGCCTGCTGGATCTGGACGGCGCCATCGTCTCCCAGGAGGGCTTCGGCAACCCCGATACCGATCTGATCATGAATACCAAGAAGATCGAGCTGCAGGGCGTCAAGACCACCATCATCACCGACGAGTATGCCGGCCAGGACGGCAAGTCCCAGTCTCTGGCGGACGCCGATCCTTTGGCCGACGCCGTGGTCACCGGCGGCAACGCCAACCAGGTCATTGTCCTGCCCAAGATGGATAAGGTCATCGGCACGCTGGACTATGTGGATAAGATCGCCGGCGGTCATGCCGGTTCCCTGCGTCCCGACGGTTCCATCGAGGCGGAGCTGCAGGTTATCACCGGCGCTACCAACGAGATGGGCTTCAACTGCCTGAGCGCAAGATAAGGGAAGGAGGACTTAGAGAACAATGAGTTATCGTGTAGTACACTATATCAACCAGTTCTTCGCCAACATCGGCGGCGAGGAAATGGCTCATGTGCCCCCCGAGCTGCGGGAGGGCTTTGTAGGCCCCGGTATGGCCTTCAACCAGGCCTGGAAGGGTGAGGCCGAGATCGTCCAGACCATCGTCTGCGGCGACTCCTATTTCGCTGAGCATGAAAAAGACGCCAAGGCCCAGGTCCTGGAGTGGGTCAAGGCTGCCAAGCCCGACCTCTTCATCGCCGGCCCCGCCTTTAACGCCGGCCGTTACGGCTATGCCTGCGCCAACGTCGCGCTGGCTGTCCAGGAGGAACTGGGAATCCCCGTCCTGACCGGTATGTATGAGGAAAACCCCGGCGCTGATCTGAAGGACAAGGTTCTGATCGTTGCCACCGCCAACAGCGCCGCCGGCATGCGCAAGGCCGCCCCCGTGATGGCCAAGCTGGCGATGAAGCTGATGAAGGGCGAAGAGTTGGGCGCCTCCTGCGAGGACGGCTATATGCCCAACGGCATCCGCCGCAACTTCTTTGAGAAGGAGCGTGGTGCAAAGCGCGCTGTGAAGATGCTGATCAACAAGCTTGCTGACAAGCCCTTCACCACCGAGTATCCTATGCCCTCCTTTGACCGCGTGGCTCCGGAAAAGGCTATCAAGGATCTGAGCAAGGCCACCATCGCCCTGTGCACCTCCGGCGGTATTGTTCCCAAGGGCAACCCCGACCATATCGAGTCTTCCTCCGCCTCCCACTATGGCGAGTACAACATCGCCGGCGTGCAGGATCTGACCGAGGCCACCTACGAGACCGCCCACGGCGGCTACGATCCGGTCTATGCCAACGAGGACCCCGACCGCGTTCTGCCTGTGGACGTGCTGCGCGAGTTTGAGCGCGAGGGCAAGATCGGCAAGCTGCACGACTTCTTCTACACCACTGTCGGTAACGGAACTGCCGTTGCCTCCGCAAAAGCCTTTGCCGCTGAGTACGCGCAGAAGCTCCTGTCCGCAGGAGTGGATGCCGTCATCATGACCTCCACCTGAGGCACCTGCACGCGTTGCGGTGCAACGATGGTAAAAGAGATTGAGCGCGCTGGCATCCCCGTGGTGCATATGTGCACAGTTACCCCCATCTCCATGACGGTCGGCGCCAACAGAATTGTCCCGACCATTGCAATCCCCCATCCCCTGGGCAACCCCGCGCTGACCAAGGAAGAGGAGTACGCCCTGCGTAAGAAGCTGGTTTCCCGCGCCCTGGAGGCTCTGACCACCGAGGTGGAGGACCAGACCATCTTCGAGGTCTGATTTTGAATGAAGATGCTCCCACGGCGCAACAAAGGCGCCGTGGGAGAGCATCCTTTAAATTAGGAGCGTAAAAGAATGAGCAAAATCTACGATGTTATTGTTCTGGGCGCCGGCCCTGCCGGCCTTGCCGCCGGCCTTTACGCCGGACGCAGCCGTCTGGACACCCTGATAATTGAAAAGGGCCAGGACGGCGGTCAGATCGCCATCACCAACGAGATCGAAAACTACCCCGGCCAGCTGCTGGAGGGCGAGAGCGGCCCCAGCCTGATTGCCCGCATGACCGAGCAGGCCAAGAAGTTCGGCACCGAGCGCGTCAGCGACGTGATCAAGAGCGTGGAGCTGGACGGCGATGTGAAGAAGCTGGTGGGTAATAAAGGCGAATACCTTGCCAAGGTCGTGATCATTGCCACCGGCGCATTCCCCCGCCCCATCGGCTGCAAAAATGAGGCTCAGTATGTGGGCAAGGGCATTTCCTTCTGCGCCACCTGTGACGCAGCGTTCTTTGAGGACTTTGAGGTCTATGTGGTGGGCGGCGGCGACGCTGCCGTGGAAGAGGCCATGTATCTGACCAAGTTCGCCCGCAAGGTGACCATCATTCACCGCCGCGACGAGCTGCGTGCCGCCAAATCCATTCAGGAGAAGGCGTTCAAGAATCCCAAGCTGAACTTCATGTGGGACACCGTGGTGGATGAGGTGGACGGCGACGAGATCCTCTCCAAGATGATCGTCAAGAACACCAAGACCGGTGAGCTGACCACTGTGGAGGCGGATCCCGAGGACGGCATGTTCGGCCTTTTCGGCTTCATCGGCCTGCTGCCCAACTCCAAGCTGTTCGATGGCATCATCGACATGGAGAACGGCTACATCAAGACCGACGACAACATGCACACCAACCTTCCCGGCGTCTATGCCGCCGGTGATATCCGCGTGAAGAGCCTGCGCCAGGTTGTCACAGCTGCCGCCGACGGCGCCATCGCCGCCATGCAGGCTGAGCACTATATCGCAAATCTGAAGTAAGGAGACTGAGAGTTATGCTGGAAGTTGATAAGAATACTTTTGAGGCCGAAGTGCTTCAGGCCAGCGGCAAGGTGGTAGTGGACTTCTACGGCGACGGCTGTGTGCCCTGCGCCGCTCTGATGCCCCACGTCCACGGCTTTGCCGAAACCTACGGCGACAAGCTGAAGTTCTGCGCCCTGAACACCACTAAGGCGCGCCGCCTGGCCATTGGCCAGAAGATTCTGGGCCTGCCCGTCATCGCCGTCTATGAAAACGGCGCGATGATCGACTCCTGTGTCAAGGACGACGCTACCCCCGAGAACGTCGAGGCCATGATCAAGCGCCACATCTAAGGTGGATGGCGCCACAAAGCGGTAGAACGCTGCCAAGCAGCTTTCTATAAATTCATTGCAAAGGAGGAAAAGAGACATGAGCATTTTAGCTGGCAAAAAGGTCATCATCATCGGTGACCGTGACGGCATTCCCGGTCAGGCCATCGAGGCCTGCGCTGTGAGCGCTGGAGCTGAGGTCGTGTTTTCCTCGACGGAGTGCTTCGTCTGAACCGCCGCTGGTGCAATGGATCTGGAAAATCAGAAGCGAGTCAAGGAGTTCGCTGAGCAGTATGGTCCCGAGAACGTTGTCGTTCTGTTGGGCGCTGCTGAGGGCGAGGCTTCCGGCTTGGCTGCTGAGACGGTCACCAATGGTGACCCGACTTATGCCGGTCCGTTGACAGGAGTCCAGTTGGGACTCACGGTTTACCACGTGTGCGAGCCTGAAGTGAAGGCTGAGTTTGACGAGGCTGTCTACGAGGAGCAGGTCTCCATGATGGAGATGGTTCTGGATGTGGATGATATCATCAGTGAGATGAGTGCCATTCGCGATCAGTACTGCAAGTATTTGGGCTAATGACTGAGCTTGGGGGCGGCGGCTTCAGCCGCCGCCTCTGTCCGTCTTTTAGGCGCATTCTGCGTCGATGTGGATGATCGCAGAAGGCCGCACTCGGAGGACGCAGCGCTGCTGCAATGATCCATGGCGATGAACTACATTTTTGAAAATGCAGAGAGGACGATTTTCTTATGAAGAGTGTTATCAAAGGCGCGGGCTATATCCTGGTACATACGCCCGACATGGTGATTCACAACGGCACCACCCAAACCACCGAACGCATCGTCAATCCCGACGGTGACTACCTCAAGGAGCTGCCCAGCCACATCCGCAGCTTTGAGCAGACCCTGAGCTATTGGCCCAACCAGGTCTACATCGGCAACAAGACCCCCGAGGACCTGGCCGGTGTGGAGCAGCCCTGGCACGACAAGACCTGCGACGTGAACGAGCGCTACGGCAAGTTCGGCCAGATCATGCCCCAGGAGGAGTTCCTGCTTCTGATGCAGGCCTGCGATGTCTTTGATCTGGTGAAGATGGATAAGGAGTTTGTGGCTGAGCACAAGGCTGCCCTGGCCGCCAACCCCCTGATTGACGAGACCATTATGGCCCGC
This window of the Dysosmobacter acutus genome carries:
- a CDS encoding selenium metabolism-associated LysR family transcriptional regulator — encoded protein: MDIKQLEVFAAVVDSNSFSKAAEQLHLTQPTVSTHIASLEKELKIKLIVRTTKEIFPSEAGKLLYQYARRMLKLRREALEAIQSYSKEMCGTIHIAASTIPGQYFLPRLMRGFREEYPDIQFAMEITDSQEVAAAVSSRGAEIGFCGTMLDTPKCTFQEFADDRLVLITPNTRKYRQYQKKGFPVRRILEESFISRESGSGTRKETEQFLREMGVDVARMKIAVEVRSTDDIKKMVSEGLGIAVISKTASESDCQFGNLLAFDFDSVSLRRKLYAVRHKKGILSPIAQTFYEYALEYYKKGNPGDGSARA
- the trxB gene encoding thioredoxin-disulfide reductase, whose product is MSKIYDVIVLGAGPAGLAAGLYAGRSRLDTLIIEKGQDGGQIAITNEIENYPGQLLEGESGPSLIARMTEQAKKFGTERVSDVIKSVELDGDVKKLVGNKGEYLAKVVIIATGAFPRPIGCKNEAQYVGKGISFCATCDAAFFEDFEVYVVGGGDAAVEEAMYLTKFARKVTIIHRRDELRAAKSIQEKAFKNPKLNFMWDTVVDEVDGDEILSKMIVKNTKTGELTTVEADPEDGMFGLFGFIGLLPNSKLFDGIIDMENGYIKTDDNMHTNLPGVYAAGDIRVKSLRQVVTAAADGAIAAMQAEHYIANLK
- the selB gene encoding selenocysteine-specific translation elongation factor, whose translation is MKHIIIGTAGHVDHGKTLLVKALTGIDTDRLQEEKKRGITIELGFAHVEFDDGTQAGIVDVPGHEKFIKNMLAGAGGIDLAMLVVAADEGFMPQTVEHLGILSLLGIRDGLVVITKCDMAESEWVEMIREDVAQQVKGTFLEGKPVLAVSAYTGEGIPELKEHLHQLVMKASEKSMRVPFRLPVDRVFSVEGFGTVVTGTLIEGCIQEGETAELVPSGLTAKVRNLQVHGKDVETAYAGQRVAINLAGLKKTEVARGDTVAKPGTVRSSLMIDVRLQNLRNSQRVILNDSQVHLYHGSTEQLCKVVLLDRDKLEPGESCYAQLRMTQSVSTKAGDRFVIRFFSPLETIGGGVVLDDTPVRHKRNRPEVMEALAIRESGSGGERLVQAVAGFGYALPDRKKIADKLSCNPEDMEADLQELVGRGEVMEALPGRYLAASVLDTVWGSCRALLEGYHKANPLHAGMRQAEVRQKLFKSTEQTVADAVLGALRSEGKIKKVADRYALSEFDIHYTKRQTAIRERLLKAYKDAGVETATVDEVMAMFAPNEKNDSKQVLDSVLSDGELVMLSPQICWSRETYERVCGVVGKHFEDHETITLAELRDALGTSRKYALAVLEYFDRNKVTKKEGDFRRLAQGFGRDLPN
- a CDS encoding glycine/sarcosine/betaine reductase component B subunit, producing MKLELGYIQMKDIQFSKECKVENGTLFVNADEVKAFVYEDDDVKACVKSVVFDIAKPGESVRITPVKDVIEPRVKVEGPGGIFPGVIAKVDTVGSGKTHVLRGMAVVTAGKIVGFQEGIIDMSGPGADYTPFSKLLNLVLVCEPVEGVHQHEYEHAVRLVGLRAATFIGELGRDLVPDEVKTFETYGIKEGIEKFPNLPRVAYVHMLQSQGLLHDTYVYGVDAKRSLTTILNPTETMDGAIISGNCVSACDKNTTYHHLNNPVVAELFEEHGKSLNYVCNIITNENVYLADKQRSSDWTAKLCRLLDLDGAIVSQEGFGNPDTDLIMNTKKIELQGVKTTIITDEYAGQDGKSQSLADADPLADAVVTGGNANQVIVLPKMDKVIGTLDYVDKIAGGHAGSLRPDGSIEAELQVITGATNEMGFNCLSAR
- the grdB gene encoding glycine reductase complex selenoprotein B, with protein sequence MSYRVVHYINQFFANIGGEEMAHVPPELREGFVGPGMAFNQAWKGEAEIVQTIVCGDSYFAEHEKDAKAQVLEWVKAAKPDLFIAGPAFNAGRYGYACANVALAVQEELGIPVLTGMYEENPGADLKDKVLIVATANSAAGMRKAAPVMAKLAMKLMKGEELGASCEDGYMPNGIRRNFFEKERGAKRAVKMLINKLADKPFTTEYPMPSFDRVAPEKAIKDLSKATIALCTSGGIVPKGNPDHIESSSASHYGEYNIAGVQDLTEATYETAHGGYDPVYANEDPDRVLPVDVLREFEREGKIGKLHDFFYTTVGNGTAVASAKAFAAEYAQKLLSAGVDAVIMTSTUGTCTRCGATMVKEIERAGIPVVHMCTVTPISMTVGANRIVPTIAIPHPLGNPALTKEEEYALRKKLVSRALEALTTEVEDQTIFEV
- a CDS encoding GrdX family protein, with the translated sequence MSSERDYLILTNNPLAARCMDGRFTIRLEEALGYREILVLARDMVYEGHTLYTHPLSGSVKPNETPYKSVVVSKVPHGFSAEQAEIMGNAILAYDKFVQRNVVLTDQIRRDFQLIDYTLLSGALNFDAAAGLSKFAQP
- the grdA gene encoding glycine/sarcosine/betaine reductase complex selenoprotein A; amino-acid sequence: MSILAGKKVIIIGDRDGIPGQAIEACAVSAGAEVVFSSTECFVUTAAGAMDLENQKRVKEFAEQYGPENVVVLLGAAEGEASGLAAETVTNGDPTYAGPLTGVQLGLTVYHVCEPEVKAEFDEAVYEEQVSMMEMVLDVDDIISEMSAIRDQYCKYLG
- the trxA gene encoding thioredoxin TrxA encodes the protein MLEVDKNTFEAEVLQASGKVVVDFYGDGCVPCAALMPHVHGFAETYGDKLKFCALNTTKARRLAIGQKILGLPVIAVYENGAMIDSCVKDDATPENVEAMIKRHI